A genomic region of Micromonospora sp. NBC_01796 contains the following coding sequences:
- a CDS encoding amino acid ABC transporter ATP-binding protein, producing the protein MTLTDHTTPTPQPSEDRATGLLSCRGLRKSFGGRTVLDGLDLDVAEHEVVALIGASGSGKSTLLRCLNLLEEIDDGTIHLDGEHITDPRIDPDRVRRRIGIVFQSYNLFPHLSVLDNITLAPLRVHRRTRADAEAQARELLDRVGLADKARDYPDRLSGGQQQRVAIVRALVNSPRLMLLDEVTSALDPELVGEVLSLIRELKADGMTMVLATHEMGFARDVADRVCFLDGGRVIEQGPPARVLGEPTEPRTRQFLRRIIEAGRL; encoded by the coding sequence ATGACACTGACCGACCACACCACCCCGACCCCGCAGCCGTCCGAGGACCGTGCCACCGGTCTGCTGTCCTGCCGGGGGCTGCGGAAGTCGTTCGGCGGGCGGACCGTCCTCGACGGGCTCGACCTGGACGTGGCCGAGCACGAGGTGGTGGCCCTGATCGGGGCGTCCGGCTCGGGCAAGTCGACGCTGCTGCGCTGCCTGAACCTGCTGGAGGAGATCGACGACGGCACGATCCACCTGGACGGCGAGCACATCACCGACCCCCGGATCGACCCCGACCGGGTACGCCGCCGGATCGGCATCGTGTTCCAGTCGTACAACCTGTTCCCGCACCTGAGCGTGCTGGACAACATCACCCTGGCACCGCTGCGGGTGCACCGGCGGACGCGGGCCGACGCGGAGGCGCAGGCCCGTGAGCTGCTCGACCGGGTGGGCCTGGCCGACAAGGCGCGGGACTATCCGGACCGGCTCTCCGGCGGGCAGCAGCAGCGGGTGGCGATCGTCCGGGCGCTGGTCAACTCGCCCCGGCTGATGCTGCTCGACGAGGTCACCTCGGCGCTCGACCCGGAACTGGTGGGTGAGGTGCTGAGCCTGATCCGGGAGCTGAAGGCGGACGGGATGACGATGGTGCTGGCCACCCACGAGATGGGTTTCGCCCGTGACGTCGCCGACCGGGTCTGCTTCCTCGACGGCGGCCGGGTGATCGAGCAGGGGCCACCGGCGCGGGTGCTGGGCGAGCCGACCGAGCCGCGTACCCGCCAGTTCCTGCGGCGGATCATCGAGGCCGGCCGGCTCTGA
- the ribH gene encoding 6,7-dimethyl-8-ribityllumazine synthase, whose product MAGFGEPGVTAVDAAGLTVGVVAARWHAELTDHMVERAVAAAEASGVRDVRVARVAGSVELPIVAQALARDCDVVVALGVVIRGDTAHFDYVCRSVTDGLTRVALDAGKPVGQGVLTVNNLEQARDRAGLPGSAEDKGWAATVAALDAALAIRGLGKRTVPVGFGG is encoded by the coding sequence ATGGCTGGTTTCGGGGAACCGGGAGTGACCGCGGTGGACGCCGCGGGGCTGACCGTCGGGGTGGTGGCGGCCCGCTGGCACGCCGAACTGACCGACCACATGGTCGAACGGGCGGTGGCCGCCGCCGAGGCGTCCGGCGTCCGGGACGTACGGGTGGCCAGGGTCGCCGGCTCCGTGGAGCTGCCGATCGTGGCCCAGGCGTTGGCCCGCGACTGTGACGTGGTGGTGGCGCTCGGCGTGGTGATCCGTGGCGACACCGCCCACTTCGACTACGTCTGCCGTTCGGTCACCGACGGGCTGACCCGGGTCGCGCTCGACGCCGGCAAGCCGGTCGGGCAGGGCGTGCTCACGGTCAACAATCTCGAACAGGCGCGGGACCGGGCCGGTCTGCCCGGTTCGGCCGAGGACAAGGGCTGGGCCGCGACCGTCGCCGCCCTGGACGCCGCGCTGGCGATCCGGGGACTGGGCAAGCGTACGGTTCCGGTCGGTTTCGGCGGCTGA
- a CDS encoding bifunctional 3,4-dihydroxy-2-butanone-4-phosphate synthase/GTP cyclohydrolase II, whose amino-acid sequence MSESSVIESDFVQTETEVDTESAPDSGSAPVFAPIEEAIAQIAAGRPVVVVDDADRENEGDLIFAAELATPELLAFTVRYTSGYICAPITEQEADRLELPPMYHTNQDRRGTAYTVTVDAREGVTTGISAADRAHTIRLLADPATQPTDLARPGHVVPLRARAGGVLRRAGHTEAAIDLTRLAGLRPAGVLCELVNDDGTMMRLPDLEKFSAEHGLTLISIADLIAYRRRTEKQVHQDAQAQLPTPYGLFKAFGYTVDNDAAEHVALVYGDLADGQDVLVRVHSECLTGDVFGSLRCDCGPQLQAALARVAQEGRGVVLYVRGHEGRGIGLVHKLQAYQLQDQGRDTVDANLDLGLPADARDYGTGAQILYDLGVRSMRLLTNNPAKRAGLEGYGLTITGREGLPVRATPENVRYLRTKRDRMGHLLGELDGITEGSA is encoded by the coding sequence ATGAGCGAGTCGAGCGTCATCGAATCGGATTTCGTGCAGACCGAGACCGAGGTCGACACCGAATCGGCACCGGACAGCGGCTCCGCCCCCGTCTTCGCCCCGATCGAGGAGGCGATCGCGCAGATCGCGGCCGGACGGCCGGTGGTCGTGGTCGACGACGCCGACCGGGAGAACGAGGGCGACCTGATCTTCGCGGCGGAGCTGGCCACACCGGAACTGCTGGCCTTCACCGTCCGGTACACCTCGGGTTACATCTGCGCCCCGATCACCGAGCAGGAGGCCGACCGGCTCGAACTGCCGCCGATGTACCACACCAACCAGGACCGTCGGGGCACCGCGTACACGGTGACGGTGGACGCCCGCGAGGGTGTCACCACCGGCATCTCGGCCGCCGACCGGGCGCACACCATCCGGCTGCTCGCCGACCCGGCGACCCAGCCGACCGACCTGGCCCGACCGGGGCACGTGGTGCCGCTGCGGGCACGGGCCGGCGGGGTGCTGCGCCGGGCCGGACACACCGAGGCCGCGATCGACCTGACCCGGCTCGCCGGGCTGCGGCCCGCCGGGGTGCTCTGCGAACTGGTCAACGACGACGGCACCATGATGCGCCTGCCCGACCTGGAGAAGTTCAGCGCCGAGCACGGGCTGACCCTGATCAGCATCGCCGACCTGATCGCGTACCGGCGGCGGACCGAGAAGCAGGTCCACCAGGATGCGCAGGCGCAGCTACCCACCCCGTACGGGCTGTTCAAGGCGTTCGGCTACACGGTCGATAATGACGCAGCCGAGCACGTCGCGCTCGTCTACGGCGACCTCGCCGACGGGCAGGACGTACTCGTCCGGGTGCACTCCGAGTGCCTCACCGGGGACGTGTTCGGCTCCCTGCGCTGCGACTGCGGGCCGCAGTTGCAGGCCGCCCTGGCCCGGGTGGCGCAGGAGGGCCGCGGGGTGGTGCTCTACGTACGCGGGCACGAGGGGCGCGGTATCGGCCTGGTGCACAAGCTCCAGGCGTACCAGTTGCAGGACCAGGGCCGGGACACCGTCGACGCGAACCTGGACCTGGGTCTGCCGGCCGACGCCCGCGACTACGGCACCGGTGCGCAGATCCTCTACGACCTGGGCGTACGTTCCATGCGGCTGCTCACCAACAACCCGGCGAAGCGGGCCGGGCTGGAGGGTTACGGGCTGACCATCACCGGGCGGGAGGGCCTGCCGGTGCGGGCCACCCCGGAGAACGTCCGCTACCTGCGGACCAAGCGGGACCGGATGGGCCACCTGCTGGGTGAGCTCGACGGGATCACGGAAGGATCGGCGTAA
- a CDS encoding riboflavin synthase, giving the protein MFTGIVEELGEVVKLTDTGTDSALIAVRGPVVTSDAKHGDSISVNGVCLTVVDVGGDVFTADVMGETLNRSSLGALRAGDPVNLERAATLGTRLGGHLVQGHVDGVAEIIGREPAEQWETVRFSLPAGIARYAVEKGSITVDGVSLTISEIGDDTFAVGLIPTTLKLTTLGHKKIGDPVNLEVDVVAKYVERLLGTGKAMS; this is encoded by the coding sequence ATGTTCACCGGCATTGTCGAGGAACTGGGCGAGGTCGTGAAACTGACCGACACGGGTACGGACTCCGCGCTGATCGCGGTACGCGGCCCGGTCGTCACCTCGGACGCCAAGCACGGCGACTCGATCTCGGTTAACGGCGTCTGTCTGACCGTGGTCGACGTCGGTGGTGACGTGTTCACCGCCGACGTGATGGGGGAGACCCTGAACCGGTCCTCCCTCGGCGCGCTGCGCGCCGGCGACCCGGTCAACCTGGAACGGGCGGCGACGCTCGGCACCCGGCTCGGCGGGCACCTGGTGCAGGGCCACGTCGACGGGGTCGCCGAGATCATCGGCCGGGAACCGGCCGAGCAGTGGGAGACGGTCCGGTTCTCGTTGCCGGCCGGCATCGCGCGCTACGCGGTGGAGAAGGGCTCCATCACCGTCGACGGAGTGTCCCTGACCATCTCGGAGATCGGCGACGACACCTTCGCCGTCGGCCTGATCCCGACCACGCTCAAGCTCACCACGCTGGGGCACAAGAAGATCGGCGACCCGGTCAACCTCGAGGTGGACGTCGTCGCCAAGTACGTCGAGCGGCTACTCGGCACCGGAAAGGCCATGTCATGA